A DNA window from Falco peregrinus isolate bFalPer1 chromosome 8, bFalPer1.pri, whole genome shotgun sequence contains the following coding sequences:
- the SQSTM1 gene encoding sequestosome-1 isoform X1, protein MAALTVKAYLLGKEEAAREIRRFSLPPPARYQAIHDRVAELFQGLLRAGPPPAFRMHYKDEDGDLIAFSTDEELEMAMPYVQDGVFRVYIKEKKECRREHRAQCSQEPSREMVHPNVICDGCDGPVVGARFKCTVCPNYDLCSTCEGKGIHKEHNMVMFQSPLLNPFEWLPRGRWLRKMRHGVPPFPWMHCWGYPGPAGPCQNSEQAQASAAASSTPAAEEASTNSHPQDPNVTFLKNVGESVAAFLSPLGIEVDIDVEHGGQRSKVTPASPSQENNAELSSGTFDRNVQTKPDWNNTDSATEVNTVAEQMQDMVIDPVPTQMEDGSFQSQEHSESSSSSGGDEDWTHLSSKEVDPSTGELQSLQMPETEGPSSLDVSQDPPQPGPTGLREAALYPHLPPEADPRLIESLSQMLSMGFSDEGGWLTRLLQTKNCDIGAALDAIQYSKQPPHV, encoded by the exons ATGGCGGCGCTGACGGTGAAAGCCTACCTGCTGGGCAAGGAGGAGGCGGCCCGCGAGATCCGCCGCTTCTCcctgccgccgcccgcccgctaCCAGGCCATCCACGACCGCGTCGCCGAGCTCTTCCAGGGGCTgctgcgggccgggccgccgcccgcTTTCCGCATGCACTACAAGG ATGAAGACGGCGACCTGATCGCGTTTTCCACCGACGAGGAGCTGGAGATGGCGATGCCTTACGTGCAGGATGGCGTCTTTCGTGTTTACATCAAAG AGAAGAAGGAGTGCCGGCGGGAACATCGTGCGCAATGCAGCCAGGAGCCTTCCCGTGAGATGGTGCACCCCAATGTGATCTGTGATGGCTGTGACGGACCGGTGGTGGGTGCCAGGTTCAAGTGCACTGTCTGTCCAAACTATGACTTGTGCAGCACCTGTGAGGGTAAAGGTATCCACAAGGAGCACAACATGGTGATGTTTCAGAGTCCATTGCTAAATCCTTTTGAG TGGCTTCCCCGAGGACGCTGGCTCCGTAAAATGCGGCATGGTGTTCCACCTTTCCCATGGATGCACTGCTGGGGATATCCTGGCCCGGCAGGTCCATGCCAAAACTCTGAACAAGCCCaagccagtgctgcagcctcCAGTACACCTGCTGCAGAAG AAGCTTCTACTAACAGCCACCCTCAGGACCCCAATGTCACCTTCTTAAAGAATGTTGGGGAGAGTGTTGCAGCTTTTCTGAGCCCCCTGG GTATTGAAGTTGATATTGATGTGGAACATGGAGGACAGAGAAGCAAAGTGactcctgcttctcccagtcAGGAGAACAATGCTGAGTTAAGCAGTGGTACTTTTGACCGGAATGTTCAGACCAAACCAGATTGGAATAACACTGATTCTGCTACAGAAGTAAATACTGTTGCAGAGCAGATGCAAGACATGGTGATAGATCCTGTGCCTACACAAATGGAAGATGGCAGCTTCCAGTCCCAG gaACACAGTGAGTCTAGCAGCTCATCAGGGGGTGATGAGGACTGGACCCACTTATCTTCCAAAGAAGTGGATCCTTCCACAGGTGAATTACAGTCTTTGCAGATGCCAGAGACGGAGGGTCCCAGCTCCTTGGATGTATCTCAGGATCCTCCCCAGCCAGGACCTACAGGACTGCGAGAAGCTGCACTCTACCCACATCTCCCACCAG AGGCAGACCCTCGCCTCATTGAATCTCTGTCCCAGATGCTGTCTATGGGCTTCTCTGATGAGGGGGGATGGCTCACTCGACTCCTGCAGACAAAGAACTGTGACATAGGGGCAGCACTAGATGCCATCCAGTATTCCAAGCAGCCACCTCACGTGTAG
- the SQSTM1 gene encoding sequestosome-1 isoform X2 translates to MAALTVKAYLLGKEEAAREIRRFSLPPPARYQAIHDRVAELFQGLLRAGPPPAFRMHYKDEDGDLIAFSTDEELEMAMPYVQDGVFRVYIKEKKECRREHRAQCSQEPSREMVHPNVICDGCDGPVVGARFKCTVCPNYDLCSTCEGKGIHKEHNMVMFQSPLLNPFEWLPRGRWLRKMRHGVPPFPWMHCWGYPGPAGPCQNSEQAQASAAASSTPAAEASTNSHPQDPNVTFLKNVGESVAAFLSPLGIEVDIDVEHGGQRSKVTPASPSQENNAELSSGTFDRNVQTKPDWNNTDSATEVNTVAEQMQDMVIDPVPTQMEDGSFQSQEHSESSSSSGGDEDWTHLSSKEVDPSTGELQSLQMPETEGPSSLDVSQDPPQPGPTGLREAALYPHLPPEADPRLIESLSQMLSMGFSDEGGWLTRLLQTKNCDIGAALDAIQYSKQPPHV, encoded by the exons ATGGCGGCGCTGACGGTGAAAGCCTACCTGCTGGGCAAGGAGGAGGCGGCCCGCGAGATCCGCCGCTTCTCcctgccgccgcccgcccgctaCCAGGCCATCCACGACCGCGTCGCCGAGCTCTTCCAGGGGCTgctgcgggccgggccgccgcccgcTTTCCGCATGCACTACAAGG ATGAAGACGGCGACCTGATCGCGTTTTCCACCGACGAGGAGCTGGAGATGGCGATGCCTTACGTGCAGGATGGCGTCTTTCGTGTTTACATCAAAG AGAAGAAGGAGTGCCGGCGGGAACATCGTGCGCAATGCAGCCAGGAGCCTTCCCGTGAGATGGTGCACCCCAATGTGATCTGTGATGGCTGTGACGGACCGGTGGTGGGTGCCAGGTTCAAGTGCACTGTCTGTCCAAACTATGACTTGTGCAGCACCTGTGAGGGTAAAGGTATCCACAAGGAGCACAACATGGTGATGTTTCAGAGTCCATTGCTAAATCCTTTTGAG TGGCTTCCCCGAGGACGCTGGCTCCGTAAAATGCGGCATGGTGTTCCACCTTTCCCATGGATGCACTGCTGGGGATATCCTGGCCCGGCAGGTCCATGCCAAAACTCTGAACAAGCCCaagccagtgctgcagcctcCAGTACACCTGCTGCAGAAG CTTCTACTAACAGCCACCCTCAGGACCCCAATGTCACCTTCTTAAAGAATGTTGGGGAGAGTGTTGCAGCTTTTCTGAGCCCCCTGG GTATTGAAGTTGATATTGATGTGGAACATGGAGGACAGAGAAGCAAAGTGactcctgcttctcccagtcAGGAGAACAATGCTGAGTTAAGCAGTGGTACTTTTGACCGGAATGTTCAGACCAAACCAGATTGGAATAACACTGATTCTGCTACAGAAGTAAATACTGTTGCAGAGCAGATGCAAGACATGGTGATAGATCCTGTGCCTACACAAATGGAAGATGGCAGCTTCCAGTCCCAG gaACACAGTGAGTCTAGCAGCTCATCAGGGGGTGATGAGGACTGGACCCACTTATCTTCCAAAGAAGTGGATCCTTCCACAGGTGAATTACAGTCTTTGCAGATGCCAGAGACGGAGGGTCCCAGCTCCTTGGATGTATCTCAGGATCCTCCCCAGCCAGGACCTACAGGACTGCGAGAAGCTGCACTCTACCCACATCTCCCACCAG AGGCAGACCCTCGCCTCATTGAATCTCTGTCCCAGATGCTGTCTATGGGCTTCTCTGATGAGGGGGGATGGCTCACTCGACTCCTGCAGACAAAGAACTGTGACATAGGGGCAGCACTAGATGCCATCCAGTATTCCAAGCAGCCACCTCACGTGTAG
- the SQSTM1 gene encoding sequestosome-1 isoform X3 has translation MAALTVKAYLLGKEEAAREIRRFSLPPPARYQAIHDRVAELFQGLLRAGPPPAFRMHYKDEDGDLIAFSTDEELEMAMPYVQDGVFRVYIKEKKECRREHRAQCSQEPSREMVHPNVICDGCDGPVVGARFKCTVCPNYDLCSTCEGKGIHKEHNMVMFQSPLLNPFEWLPRGRWLRKMRHGVPPFPWMHCWGYPGPAGPCQNSEQAQASAAASSTPAAEGIEVDIDVEHGGQRSKVTPASPSQENNAELSSGTFDRNVQTKPDWNNTDSATEVNTVAEQMQDMVIDPVPTQMEDGSFQSQEHSESSSSSGGDEDWTHLSSKEVDPSTGELQSLQMPETEGPSSLDVSQDPPQPGPTGLREAALYPHLPPEADPRLIESLSQMLSMGFSDEGGWLTRLLQTKNCDIGAALDAIQYSKQPPHV, from the exons ATGGCGGCGCTGACGGTGAAAGCCTACCTGCTGGGCAAGGAGGAGGCGGCCCGCGAGATCCGCCGCTTCTCcctgccgccgcccgcccgctaCCAGGCCATCCACGACCGCGTCGCCGAGCTCTTCCAGGGGCTgctgcgggccgggccgccgcccgcTTTCCGCATGCACTACAAGG ATGAAGACGGCGACCTGATCGCGTTTTCCACCGACGAGGAGCTGGAGATGGCGATGCCTTACGTGCAGGATGGCGTCTTTCGTGTTTACATCAAAG AGAAGAAGGAGTGCCGGCGGGAACATCGTGCGCAATGCAGCCAGGAGCCTTCCCGTGAGATGGTGCACCCCAATGTGATCTGTGATGGCTGTGACGGACCGGTGGTGGGTGCCAGGTTCAAGTGCACTGTCTGTCCAAACTATGACTTGTGCAGCACCTGTGAGGGTAAAGGTATCCACAAGGAGCACAACATGGTGATGTTTCAGAGTCCATTGCTAAATCCTTTTGAG TGGCTTCCCCGAGGACGCTGGCTCCGTAAAATGCGGCATGGTGTTCCACCTTTCCCATGGATGCACTGCTGGGGATATCCTGGCCCGGCAGGTCCATGCCAAAACTCTGAACAAGCCCaagccagtgctgcagcctcCAGTACACCTGCTGCAGAAG GTATTGAAGTTGATATTGATGTGGAACATGGAGGACAGAGAAGCAAAGTGactcctgcttctcccagtcAGGAGAACAATGCTGAGTTAAGCAGTGGTACTTTTGACCGGAATGTTCAGACCAAACCAGATTGGAATAACACTGATTCTGCTACAGAAGTAAATACTGTTGCAGAGCAGATGCAAGACATGGTGATAGATCCTGTGCCTACACAAATGGAAGATGGCAGCTTCCAGTCCCAG gaACACAGTGAGTCTAGCAGCTCATCAGGGGGTGATGAGGACTGGACCCACTTATCTTCCAAAGAAGTGGATCCTTCCACAGGTGAATTACAGTCTTTGCAGATGCCAGAGACGGAGGGTCCCAGCTCCTTGGATGTATCTCAGGATCCTCCCCAGCCAGGACCTACAGGACTGCGAGAAGCTGCACTCTACCCACATCTCCCACCAG AGGCAGACCCTCGCCTCATTGAATCTCTGTCCCAGATGCTGTCTATGGGCTTCTCTGATGAGGGGGGATGGCTCACTCGACTCCTGCAGACAAAGAACTGTGACATAGGGGCAGCACTAGATGCCATCCAGTATTCCAAGCAGCCACCTCACGTGTAG